The proteins below are encoded in one region of Agelaius phoeniceus isolate bAgePho1 chromosome 33, bAgePho1.hap1, whole genome shotgun sequence:
- the LOC129131951 gene encoding olfactory receptor 14J1-like, with amino-acid sequence MLKIKHAVACGHHLHTPMFFFLLNLALADLGSICTTVPKAMHNSLWNTRDISYSACAAQVFFFFFFMSAEFSLLTIMSYDRYVSICKPLHYRTLLGSRACAHMAAAAWASAFLNALLHTANTFSLPLCHGNALGQFFCEVPQILKLSCSHSKLRELGLLTIIACLTSGCFVFIVFSYVQIFRAVLRIPSEQGRHKAFSTCLPHLAVVSLFVSTAIFAHLKPHSISSPSLDLALSVLYSVVPPALNPLIYSLRNQELKAAVWTLITGCFQEQ; translated from the exons ATGCTGAAGATAAAGCA cgccgtagcctgcggccaccacctgcacacgcccatgttcttcttcctgctcaacctggccctcgctgacctgggctccatctgcaccactgtccccaaagccatgcacaattccctctggaacaccagggacatctcctactcagcatgtgctgcacaggttttctttttttttttctttatgtcagcagagttttccctcctgaccatcatgagctacgaccgctacgtgtccatctgcaaacccctgcactacaggaccctcctgggcagcagagcttgtgcccacatggcagcagctgcctgggccagtgcctttctcaatgctctgctgcacacagccaatacattttccctgcccctgtgtcaTGGCAacgccctgggccagttcttctgtgaggtgccccagatcctcaagctctcctgctcacactccaaACTCAGAGAACTTGGGCTTCTTACTATTATTGCCTGTTTAACTTCTggatgttttgtgttcattgttttctcctatgtgcagatcttcagggctgtgctgaggatcccctctgagcagggacggcacaaagccttttccacctgcctccctcacctggccgtggtctccctgtttgtcagcactgCCATTTTTGCCCACCTGAAGCCCcactccatctcctccccatccctggatctggccctgtcagttctgtactcggtggtgcctccagccctgaaccccctcatctacagcctgaggaaccaggagctcaaggctgcagtgtggacacTGATcactggatgctttcaggaacAATAA